Below is a window of Demequina muriae DNA.
CCACGTCGCGGGTGCGCTCGGCATCCCTGCGCACGCGGCGCACCTTCTTGTCGCTCACGGAGCGTTCGCCCAGCTCCTCCGGCGTCCAGTCGGCATCCGTGGGATACGCGCCCTTGGACGGGCGACGCGTGCGCACGGGAGCCGTCTGTCCGGGCGCCAGGCGGCGCGACGTGATGAGGAATCCCGTGTGGCCGATCATGCGATGGTCCGGGCGCACCGCGAGTCCCTCGAGATGCCACGTGCGCACCATCGACTCCCACGCCTGCGGCTCGGTGTAGCCGCCGTGGGAGCGCAGCTCCTCGGCGACGCGCGACAGCTGAGTCGCCGTCGCGACGTAGGCGAGGAAGACGCCGCCGGGAGCGAGCGCATCGGCCGCCGCCTCGAGGTTCTCCCATGGCGCGAGCATGTCCAGCACCACGCGGTCCACGGTTCCGGGCTCCAGCTCGCGCACGCGGTCCGCGAAGTCGCCGATCTCGACGCTCCACGCGGGGTGCGGGCCACCAAAGTGGCTCTCGACGTTGGCGCGCGCGATGTCCGCGAAGTCCTCGCGCCGCTCGATGGAGACCAGGCGGCCGTGGTCGCCCACCGCGCGCAGCAGCGACATGGTCAGCGCGCCCGAGCCGACGCCAGCCTCGACCACGGTCGCGCCCGGGTAGATGTCCGCCATCTGGATGATCTGACCCGAGTCCTTGGGGTAGATGACCGCCGCGCCCCGTGGCATCGACATCACGAAGTCGCTCAGCAGGGGCCGCAGCACCAGGTAGTCGTAGCCAGCGGTGTTGGTCACCACTACGCCCTCGGGACGGCCGATGATCTCGTCGTGCGAGAACTGGCCACGGTGGGTGTGGAACGTCTTGCCCGCCTCCAGCACGATCGTGTGGTGGCGTCCCTTCGCGTCGGTGAGCTGGATTCTGTCGCCTGCGCGCAGGGGGCCGCGGCGCGCGTCGGCGCCGGCAGGAGGGGTGGGGGCAGTCATGCCTCCAGTCTAGGGCGCGCTACTGCAGCGCCTTCATGACGTCCTCGAGCCGGACGACGCCCACGATGCGGCCCGCTTCGGCGACGGTCCACACGTCCGTCCTGCCCCACCACTCGCGCAGCGCGACCTGGAGCCCCTCCCCCGTGAGGTCGGCCGGGACCGCCGCTCCCCGTGGGAGCGGCATCGTGACGCTCTGCAGGCTCGCCGCGCCGCGCTGCTCCGGTGGCACCGCGTCCGTCAGCGTCACCGGGAAGTGGCCCGCCGGAGCCCCGTCAGCGGAGATCACGACGACCTCCTGCGCGCCCGCCTGGTGCGCCTGGGTGCGGGCGTCCTCGACCGTCGCGTCGAAGCGCACCGCGATCGCGGGCACCATCACGGTGCCAGCGAACACCCCCTGGCGACGGCCCAGCGCCTGTGCGGCCCGCAGCGCGCTGGACGCCGCCGGCCACAGGATCACGAAGACCAGCACCGCCCACATGACGTCGAACAGCCCGGGGACGCGTCCCTGGGTCAACGGCAGCGCCAGCGCGACCAGGACGACGCCCACGGCGATGACGCGGCCCGCCCAGGCGGCGACCCTGACGCCGCGGTACCTGTCGCCGGTGACGCCCCACACGATCGCCTCGAGCACCCGTCCGCCGTCCATCGGGATGCCCGGCAGGGCGTTGAAGGCGGCGAGGACCAGGTTGACGTAGACGAGGTAGCGCACGATGCCCGCGGCTGTCAGATCGCCCTCGAGCATCTCCACGAAGGTGAAGTCGAGCGCTCCCGAGGCCAGCGCGAGTGCTCCGATGCCGGCCAGGGCCACGTTAGCGAGCGGGCCCGCGAGCGCGGTCACCCCGCTCACCGTGGGCGTCATGCCGCGGGCATCGAAGGTGGTGTGCCCGCCCCACAGCGTGAGGACCACCTCATGCACCTGGCGCTTGAAGGCCCGCGCGGCCGCGGCGTGCGCGATCTCGTGGACGAGCACCGAAGCGAACAGCAGCACCGCGAGCACGAGTCCCACGGTGAACGACCGGCGGTCCAGCGCGCCCCCGCCATTCGTCGCGAACACGAATGCGAGGATCGCGAGCATCACGAGCGTGGAGGGCTGAACGACGATGCGCCCACCGAACGCGCGACCCAAGGACAGTCCCCGGGTGGGGCGCGGGACGTCAGTCATGGCTCCACGGTAGACGGTCGCGGCGTCCGGGACGCACCGTTCGACGGGCCGATGCGCGCGACGGGTCGACAGGTCACGCGATCCCCCTGCGGCGGCCGGTGTCCGGGCCCGCCCCTACCCTGGTGGGCATGGCCTCTGCCCCCGGCATCTCACCCTCCCGCGCATCGGACTTCCGTCAGTGCCCGTTGATGTTCCGCCTGCGCGTGGTCGACCGCATCCCGGAGCCGCCCTCCCCCGCTGCGACGCTCGGCACGCTGGTGCACGCCGTGCTCGAGCACCTGTACGACCTGCCTGCTCCGGAGCGCACGCCGAGCGCCGCAGCGGCCATGGTGGAGCCCGAGTGGCGCGTGATGCTCGACAAGGATCAGAGTCTCGCGTTGCTCCACGACGGCGCCACCGCCGAACGCCTGTGGCTCGACGACGCTCGCGATCGTGTGGACCGCTACTTCAGGCTCGAGAATCCGCAGCGTCTCGAGCCCGCGGCGCGCGAGGAGTACGTCGAGCTGCAGCTCGAGGACGGACCGTCACTGCGTGGCGTGATCGATCGTGTGGACATCGCCCCCGACGGATCCATCCGCATCGTGGACTACAAGTCGGGCAAGGCGCCCCGCCCGCAGTACGGCCAGGCCGCGAAGTTCCAGATGAGGTTCTACGCGCTGCTGGTCGAGCGGCTGCGCGGACGGCGACCCGCGCTGCTGCAGCTGCTGTACCTGCGCGACGGCGGGACCGTGGTGATGCACCCCACCGCTCAGGACCTCGAACAGGTCGAGTACGAGATCAGGGAACTGTGGAACGACATCCTGCACGCAGCGAGGTCGGGCCACTTCCGGCCATCGCCGTCCAAGTTGTGCGCGTGGTGCAGCTTTCAGTCGCTGTGCCCCGAGTTCGGAGGTGAGCCGCCGCCACTGGTGGCCGCGAGCGTCGAACGCGCCTTCGGGGTGACGCCGGGCTCGGCTGCGCCTCAGGCCGCGGCCACTGCGGCGACGGGCGAGACGACGACCTCGGACAGTGCGGATACGGACAGCGGGTCCGCACCCCCGTCAGACGCCCGCTGACCCCTGTCCGTCGGGGCCCAGGTCGTCGAAACCCAAGTCATCGAGTCCAAGATCATCGAGCCGACGCCCCGCGGCGATCTCCCCGAGAGTCTCGACGGTGACGTTCTCCAGCGAGCGCACCCGGGACAGCCCAGGGCGGGGCTCCACGGGCACGAGCCTGCGCACCCCGATCGTGTGCGCGCCGGAGGCGAGTGCCGAGCCGATGCCGGCCGGAGAGTCCTCGATCGCGACGCACCGCGTCGGGTCGACGCCCAGCCGTGCCGCTGCGGTGAGATACGACTCGGGATCGGGCTTGCCGCGCTCGACCTCGTCGCCTGTCACCACCACCGCGAAGGCATCAGGGACCTGCGCGAGGAATGCGTCGGCGAGCCGCGTGTACGACATCGTGACGAGCGCGCACGGGATGCCCGCCGCCACGACTCGCTCCAGCAGGAGTCGAGCGTCCGCCTGCCACGGGACGTGAGCGCGCACGCGGTCCGCCACGGTGGCGACCATGGACGCGATGATCTCCTCCACGTCGAGAGCGACCCCGCGCTCCTGCAGGATCCGACCGCTGTCCACCAGCGGCCTGCCCACCAGCGACAGCCCGTCCTCGTGCGTCCACGTGACGCCGAAACGCTCCGCGAGGGCGGTCTCAGCAGCGATCCAGTAGGGCTCGGAATCGATCAGGGTGCCGTCCATGTCCCACAGGATCGCGGCCGGGGCGGGCGTATGTGCATTCACGTGTCAGGAGTCTAGGCTGGCGTGATGGACATGGACGAGAACGACGCGGCGATCCCCGCGGACGAGACCGTCATGGTCGCCGCGTTCGAGGGGTGGAACGACGCAGGCTCGTCCGCGTCGGCGGCGCTGGACCACATCGCGCAGACCTGGGGCTCGACGGAGCACACGACGCTCGACCCCGAGGAGTACCACGACTTCCAGGTGGCGCGGCCGTCGATCGCGATCCTGCCGTCGGGCGACCGCGTGGTGTCGTGGCCAGGGACCATCGTGTCGACCACGCCCGGCCCGTCGCAGGCCGCCCGGGTGGTACTCGCCCGAGGGATCGAGCCCTCGATGCGCTGGCGCCGGTTCTGCGCCGAGGTGCTCGACGCGGCCGAGGATCTGGGCGTCACCACGCTCGTGACCTGCGGTGCGCTGCTGCTCGACGTGCCGCACACCCGCCCCCTTCCGACCTTCGTGACCAGCGACGATGCTGTGGCTCGCGCCCAGTACGGACTGGAGTCCTCGGACTATGAGGGCCCCACCGGAATCGTCGGAGTGCTCGGCCACGAGGCCCGGCTGCGAGGTATCACGGTGCTGAGCCTGTGGGTGGGCGTGCCGCACTACATCGCGCACCCTCCGAGCCCCAAGGCGACGGTCACGCTGCTCGGTCAGCTCGAGCGACTGCTCGGGGCGCCGATCGACCTGGGCGACCTGCCCGACGAGGCGGAGGCCTGGCAGCGGGGAGCCGACGAGTTGACGGAGGATGACGAGGAGATCGCTGCCCACGTCGAGCAGCTCGAGTCCCTCATGGATGAGACGAGCCTCCCGGAGGCCTCCGGCGACGCCATTGCCGAGGAGTTCGAGAAGTTCCTGCGCCGTCGCGACGGCGGCGGCCCGAAGGCCCCCTGACCCCTTCCCTCGCGCGACGGACGAGGAGGCGTCACTCCGCCCACGCGGTGACGCGGCCGACGGTCGCGGCCTTGGGATACGGCCCCTCGGCTGCTCCGATCTCGAACAG
It encodes the following:
- a CDS encoding RecB family exonuclease, whose product is MASAPGISPSRASDFRQCPLMFRLRVVDRIPEPPSPAATLGTLVHAVLEHLYDLPAPERTPSAAAAMVEPEWRVMLDKDQSLALLHDGATAERLWLDDARDRVDRYFRLENPQRLEPAAREEYVELQLEDGPSLRGVIDRVDIAPDGSIRIVDYKSGKAPRPQYGQAAKFQMRFYALLVERLRGRRPALLQLLYLRDGGTVVMHPTAQDLEQVEYEIRELWNDILHAARSGHFRPSPSKLCAWCSFQSLCPEFGGEPPPLVAASVERAFGVTPGSAAPQAAATAATGETTTSDSADTDSGSAPPSDAR
- a CDS encoding tRNA (adenine-N1)-methyltransferase, which produces MTAPTPPAGADARRGPLRAGDRIQLTDAKGRHHTIVLEAGKTFHTHRGQFSHDEIIGRPEGVVVTNTAGYDYLVLRPLLSDFVMSMPRGAAVIYPKDSGQIIQMADIYPGATVVEAGVGSGALTMSLLRAVGDHGRLVSIERREDFADIARANVESHFGGPHPAWSVEIGDFADRVRELEPGTVDRVVLDMLAPWENLEAAADALAPGGVFLAYVATATQLSRVAEELRSHGGYTEPQAWESMVRTWHLEGLAVRPDHRMIGHTGFLITSRRLAPGQTAPVRTRRPSKGAYPTDADWTPEELGERSVSDKKVRRVRRDAERTRDVEMGLMPGTTEDIETGAPVDSDTGAEDGGR
- a CDS encoding HAD family hydrolase is translated as MNAHTPAPAAILWDMDGTLIDSEPYWIAAETALAERFGVTWTHEDGLSLVGRPLVDSGRILQERGVALDVEEIIASMVATVADRVRAHVPWQADARLLLERVVAAGIPCALVTMSYTRLADAFLAQVPDAFAVVVTGDEVERGKPDPESYLTAAARLGVDPTRCVAIEDSPAGIGSALASGAHTIGVRRLVPVEPRPGLSRVRSLENVTVETLGEIAAGRRLDDLGLDDLGFDDLGPDGQGSAGV
- a CDS encoding PAC2 family protein, producing the protein MDMDENDAAIPADETVMVAAFEGWNDAGSSASAALDHIAQTWGSTEHTTLDPEEYHDFQVARPSIAILPSGDRVVSWPGTIVSTTPGPSQAARVVLARGIEPSMRWRRFCAEVLDAAEDLGVTTLVTCGALLLDVPHTRPLPTFVTSDDAVARAQYGLESSDYEGPTGIVGVLGHEARLRGITVLSLWVGVPHYIAHPPSPKATVTLLGQLERLLGAPIDLGDLPDEAEAWQRGADELTEDDEEIAAHVEQLESLMDETSLPEASGDAIAEEFEKFLRRRDGGGPKAP
- a CDS encoding site-2 protease family protein, which gives rise to MTDVPRPTRGLSLGRAFGGRIVVQPSTLVMLAILAFVFATNGGGALDRRSFTVGLVLAVLLFASVLVHEIAHAAAARAFKRQVHEVVLTLWGGHTTFDARGMTPTVSGVTALAGPLANVALAGIGALALASGALDFTFVEMLEGDLTAAGIVRYLVYVNLVLAAFNALPGIPMDGGRVLEAIVWGVTGDRYRGVRVAAWAGRVIAVGVVLVALALPLTQGRVPGLFDVMWAVLVFVILWPAASSALRAAQALGRRQGVFAGTVMVPAIAVRFDATVEDARTQAHQAGAQEVVVISADGAPAGHFPVTLTDAVPPEQRGAASLQSVTMPLPRGAAVPADLTGEGLQVALREWWGRTDVWTVAEAGRIVGVVRLEDVMKALQ